DNA sequence from the Pelagibaculum spongiae genome:
GCAGAGATAAGCATACAAATAAATACAACAGCAACTTTATGTTTCAACTCAACACCTTTTGATTGTTTTATCTTACAATTGCAATCACTACCCTTCTGAAAAAAGGGGCTTTATTTTACATCGACTAATTGCGCCGGATACACAATATCAAAATAATTCTTCACCCATTCTGGCAACTTTTCTTCATCAGTCATTTCACCCTGCTCTATTTGCGCACTCCATTGCCGCACCTCTGATAATTGAGATTCATATAAAAAGCGACTGGCCACTGGCGTGCTGTTTTTGGCTGCGCGATTGTTCTGGGTGAATCGAGCCAAACGAGGGTCGTATGGGTGAAGCAACAATAATTGTTCTTTAGCGCGGGTCGCTGCGACATAAAATAGTCGCCGCTCTTCCTCAAGATCGGCTTGTAGCACTGAGCCAGCTGAACCGGCATACCAAGGGAAACGGCCATCAAATAGCTCCGGTAAAATCACTAATGGCCATTCCCGGCCTTTAGATTGATGCACCGAGGTAATCAACAAGCAATCACCCTGCGGCTGGGTTTGCGGTTTTGAAAATTCTGCCAATAACGCTTGCAGCGAGTAATCACTGGCCCGGGCAAAATCAATTAGGCTTTCATATAATCGCTGTCGATCGGTGGCCAATTCCTGACGTAGGCTTTGGCTACGAAACTGCGATAACAAATCACACTGCTGTTCAATTCCAACCAATGCGTCGGCGGCATTCATATCAGGTTGCAAATGTTTCCTTAACCAACGCCATGCCCGCAAACAATCTCGCATGCGACTACGAACAAAGGGTTTAATTTGTGAATTGTCGGTTAAGTCATCGAATGTTTTTAATGCTTTTTCTGGCGCTGAGGCCATTTCCCTAGCGATTGATTCTTGCCAGCTGGCTGTAAGATACAAACCAGAAAAGCGTAACAACGCCTGAAAGCCTTTAATCAAAAAAGTTTTGTTTTGATCTGCCCAGCCTTTATCTAATCCTAATGAAAGCAGTACCAACCATAACTGAAGCTCGGCACGCTCAGAGCATGGCGCAGCTCCTTCAATCTTATAAGCAATGCCTGCTTGGCGAAGTTGCAGCTCAGAAACCAGACTCATCGAAAAAGTCCGAACTAATATTGCTACTTCACTGAGTTTTCTGCCGGATAAATTCCATTGGCTAAGTAGTTGAGGCAAATGGCTTTCTGCCGCTTCTGATTTAAAACCACGCTGGATAATTTTGGTTTCGCCGCAACTGGCATGGGAAATACATAATTTTCTTTGTCGCTGGCGGTTATGTCGAATTAGGCTATTCGCCAGTAGCGATAGCTGATGACCAAACCGAAAGGTATAGCTCAGGGTATAACGCTGAACCTTGTGTGCTTCATTAGAGAAACGTTGTTCAAACCACTGGCCCATAAATTCTGGTCGAGAACCGCGCCAGGCATAAATGCACTGGTCTTCGTCGCCGACTACCATCACCTTGGCCCGCTCACCGGCCAATAGCTCTAGCAACGATTGCTGCGATAAATTTATATCTTGGTATTCATCGACCAGAATATGATCGTATCGATTGCCCAGTCGCTTGGCCAATGCCGCATCAGTTGCGCATAAACGCAGTGGGTCATAAATCAGGTCTGAAAAAGATTGGATATCTTGCTGATGGCGCAATTTTTCATAGTTAGCAAATACTCGCAGAAAAAACGCGTCGACGGTTTTTCCATCCACCTTACAAGCATGAGCTTTATGCGGCGGTAGGTTTTCTGATTTGCACAAGTCCATCCAGTCAAGCAGCTCTTGCTGCATTTCTTGTTGATCTTTATCTCTGGGAACCGGCGCTGAAGCCTTAATTGCCTGCTTTAATAGTTGCTGTAATTTTCCGTCACTTTCCAGCAATCTCATGCTGGGCATGATGCCTTGCTTGCTCATCCAGCGGCAAATTCGTAACCCTAACGCATGAAAGGTTAATACCTGCACATTCGGCAGTTGCATTTGGCGGCAACGTTGGCTGAGTTTGTTCTGAAAATCGACCTGAGCTGATTTGTTGAACATCAACACCAGTATTCGTTGCGGGTCTGTACCCTGAGAAAGCAAATAGATAATTCGCTCAACCAATGTGGTGCTTTTACCGGAACCGGCAACCGCAGCAACTAATGCATGGGATGAACCATCAGATGGGGCATTAGAAGCGTGGGTAACCACCGCTTGTTGTTCAAACGTCAGCGCAACCAAAGCAGGATCTTATTTAGAAAATCAAGCGATGGATTGTACCGGTTGCGCCACTAATCATAAAGCAATTGAGAATGGCACTGTCTTTCTAGTTAAAAGCAGCGCTGCAACCAGTATAAAAATCTTGTTGCAATCACTGCTTTTTATTTCTTATTAGGTAATTAAGGTGCTAACCGCTCAATATCCCAATCTTGCTGATCTTGCTTGTTATAAAGGAAGCGGTCATGCAATCGGTGTTCACCGCCTTGCCAAAATTCAATGGTTTCCGCCTTTATCCGGTAACCACCCCAAAATTCTGGTAAAGGAACTTCACCCTTAGAAAATTTTTGCTTCATTTCAAAGAACTTGCCTTCCAAAACACTTCGCGCGGTAATTCGGCTACTTTGCTTGGAAACCCAGGCAGCAATCTGACTTTCTTTTGGCCGAGTCATGAAGTATTTGAGCACTTCGGTTGTGCTCAGCTTTTCTGCTTCACCCGTTATATGAACTTGGCGCTCCAGGCTATGCCATGGAAACAATAAACTGGTTTTGGAATTTTCAGCCAAATGTTTTGCCTTGCGGCTGCCCAAATTGGTAAAAAAAACAAAGCCATTGTCATCAAACCGCTTAAGCAGAACAATTCGTTGAAACGGTTGGCCGCTATGATCGACCGTTGCAACGCTCATTGCTGTTGGGTCTGACAAGCCGGCATCTTTTGCCTGTTCCATCCAACGTTCGAACAACGCCATAGGCTGCTCTGGCAAATCGTCTCTTCTTAAGCCGCCTTGACAATACTCACGGCGGATATCACTCAGATCGCGCATTCAGCCTCTCCAATCATTGTGCTGTGCAGTAGCGTTTATCTACTACAGATTGTACTGGATTCAATTGGGCTACCCCACTCATATCAGCATTTTTAGCATAGTCATCATCAGCTTTGTATCGATTCTTTGGCCTGACCAACCATGGTTGAATAGCGGCTCTCTCTATAGGTTTACTGATAAATTCAAAACACCATTCGAACCAACATTTAAAAACACAGCTAAAAGAGCAACCTATTACAACCTGAAACACCTATTCTAACCAACATCAACAGCATCAATGATAACGGTATAAAATACATGCATAAAATTAACTTGGCTCGCTATTGAGTTCGACTCAATTAAATCCAGCAATCAGAAAATTGGGTCTACACTTTGTGAGGTATCCCCTGCAAACAAAATCAAGAAAATAAGCCATGGAACAGGTTGAAAAGATTACTCCAGCAATACTATTTGTTACTGCAAAAACTCGCGCCAAAGCATTTTTGATTCATCTGCTCATCAGTACCTTAATTCTGATTGTACTTTCTTATTGGCTAGTTTTTATCTGGTATCCCGGGCCATTATTCTTCACCGACGGCGGCTACCAGGGTTTGTGGCTAATTCTTGGTTGCGATCTTGTATTAGGACCGCTGATTACATTAATAATTTTCAACCCTAACAAAGCTACTAGCTTAATCAAAAAAGACTTGTTAGCTATTGGTTTTATTCAATTAGCTGCGCTAAGTGGCGGTGTTTGGGCAACATGGGAAAGTCGCCCGGCAGGGATTAGTTTTGTTGAAACTAATGGTAAGTTCCATACCTTTTATGCCCACGAACTAATCACACAAAGATTGCCAGCCGACCACGCCACTCACTTTAGCGATCAATCTCCTGCCTTAATATTTATTGAACCCGCCGCTGAAGATGATGTTGATAAGCTTTTAGCTTCAATTAGTAAAATCCAGTCAGGTATTTTTGAATGGAGTCAGGGCGATTTATTTTCAAGCTTTCCACAAAACCTTGAACGATTTATTGCAGCAAAAAAATTCAACAGCGATTTTTTTGAAAATGCTAAAGTCACTAAAAAAATACAAGACAATATTAATCAAGATAATTTGGTTTTATATCCAGTAATTCATGCTGGACATTATCAAAGTCGATTATTACTCATCAATCAAAACGGCAAGCTAGTCAATCACTTTGCAATGGACGCAATACAATGAATATGTTTGTCAAAGATAAGAAGAAACCGGGGATCACTGGCTACCATCAGTTAAACAAGGCGCTTGCAGAAAAAAGAGAGAAAGTTAGGGCCGCTAAAGAAAAAGCCGCTTATGTTCGTAGTGAAACAGAATCTCACCAGCGGCCTAATTACTATCTAATTAGCTTCGCCATTTTCTCACTCGCATTAATTCTACGGCTTACTTATGCAATAACGGTAGATGTTGACCTTCCTTTTCGAGCTGATGCGGGTAAGTATGCACTGCTTGGCTTTAACCTAGCTACTGGCCATGGCTACTCTCTAAGCATGGCTGTACCCTACGAGGCGACTAGTTACATTACTCCAGGCTACCCTTGGCTGTTATCTTCAATCTGGTCTTTCAGTAGCAATCAACATCAGTTTTATATGATTACCTTGATGGTTCAATCTGTTCTCGGCGCACTCAGCGCACTCATTGTTTATCGTCTCAGTTTAAGAGTAATTCCTAATCTTTTTAGTATTTTCCCTGCTTTGATTTTTAGCGTATCACCTTGGATGATTGCATCGGTCAGTTATGTATTAACTGAAGCCTGGTTTATATTTTGCTTACTACTGTCTTGTTGGTGCTACATTGCCGCCAATGAAAACAATAAAAGATGGTTATTGTTTGCTTGCGGTATTTTATTTGGATTTTCTGCTCTCATTCGCCCTGCAATTTTATCATTTCCGTTATTACTAATTCCTCACGCAGTAAAAACTTTCAAAAAAAGTGCACTGCTCATTTTTGTTAGTTGGTTGTTGGTTATCATGCCCTGGCAAATTCACGTGTCAGGGAAAGCAGGCTTGGCAGCGCCCTCTATCGCACTTGGCGGTTATCCAGACTTAATTCATAATGACCCAACACTACAGGGCAGGCCTTATCAGGAAGATCCCGAATATCAGCTTATGTCTCAATCGATTAGCAATGCGACATCTATAATTTCACAGCGAGCTCAAAAAGAACCAGACAAATACCTACGATGGTATTTATTTGAGAAACCTCAAATGTTCTGGTCAGGCAATATTATTGCAGGTGCTGGCGGCCCTCATATTTATTCAGTCAACTACTCATTGTTTGATAATGTAACCATTTTCGATGCGATCGAGAAGTCAGTACAAACCATTCATACGCCGATATATTTATTTGGATTATTCGCTGCATTATTTGTTTTTGCTACTTTCTTTCGCGGGCACAACATAACACTGTTAATCTCTAGCTTACTCGTGGTTTATTTCACAGCGGTTCATGTAGTGATGGCACCCTTACCACGCTACGGCTGGCCGGTTCATTGGGCAATCTATTTAGTTGCCTTTTCTAGTGCATACCTTCTATGGCTTAAATTCGTAACTAAAGAAAAAGGCAAACAATGACCCTGAATCAAGCCGGTTTGTGTGCATTATGCGTTTTAGGTCTTAGTGGCGGGCAATTAATGTTCCGTGCCGGTGCGGTTAATATCAAAGGAGAAGGGTTGGCTGCACTCGCTAGCGGATTACATCAACCGTTATTATGGGGCGCACTCGTCTTGTATGGATCCATGACTATTTTATGGATTCAATTACTCAGAAGCGTTCCGCTAAATATCGCCTATCCATTTATTGCACTTGCTTTTGGGTTAGTTCCTCTATTTTCTTTTGTTTTATTTAACGAACCGATTTCCACACCTCAATTATGTGGAATTTTATTTATCATTTCTGGTGTTATGATTATTGGATTTAGCGCATGATCTGTTTAATAATTCCTTGTTATAAAACACGAGATCAGCTGCCAGAAGTTTTAAAGCAAGTTGGCCCTGAAATTGATTCTATTATTCTGGTAGATGACGCTTGCCCAGAAAATTCTGTTCAACATGCAATGTCGATCATTGCTGACAGCCGAATCCAAGTAATTCAGCACCAACAAAACAAAGGGGTTGGCGGTGCAGTTTGTAGCGGAATTAAAGCGGCACTTAAGCTTAACCCTAAAGTGATTGTTCGTATCGATAGTGACGGCCAAATGAATCCAAGGATCATTCCTAGATTTATTGCGCCGATTATTGAAGGCAAAGCAGACTTTACCAAGGGCAATCGATTCTGGAGCCTTACAATGCTAGAACAAATGCCTAAAATTCGTTTATTTGGCAACGCCGGGTTGTCTTTTCTTAGCAAGTTATCTACCGGCTATTGGAGTGTTATGGATCCCAACAATGGTTTTTTCGCCATCCATAGCCATGTTGCTCGTCGGCTAGAGCTAGATAAATTAGAACAGCGTTATTTTTTCGAATCTGATCTGCTTTTCAGGTTAAACACGATTCGTGCACTGGTGATCGACATCCCCATGAAAGCAACTTATCAAGGCGAACCTAGTAGCTTAAATCCAATTTCTAGCATTGGAGAGTTCAGCCGAAAGCATTGCAGAAACCTATTTAAACGACTGGGTTACAATTACTTTCTACGGGATTTCAATATCGCCAGCATCTGGATGTTAAGCGGAATATTTTTAACTGGCTATGGCATT
Encoded proteins:
- a CDS encoding glycosyltransferase family 39 protein encodes the protein MNMFVKDKKKPGITGYHQLNKALAEKREKVRAAKEKAAYVRSETESHQRPNYYLISFAIFSLALILRLTYAITVDVDLPFRADAGKYALLGFNLATGHGYSLSMAVPYEATSYITPGYPWLLSSIWSFSSNQHQFYMITLMVQSVLGALSALIVYRLSLRVIPNLFSIFPALIFSVSPWMIASVSYVLTEAWFIFCLLLSCWCYIAANENNKRWLLFACGILFGFSALIRPAILSFPLLLIPHAVKTFKKSALLIFVSWLLVIMPWQIHVSGKAGLAAPSIALGGYPDLIHNDPTLQGRPYQEDPEYQLMSQSISNATSIISQRAQKEPDKYLRWYLFEKPQMFWSGNIIAGAGGPHIYSVNYSLFDNVTIFDAIEKSVQTIHTPIYLFGLFAALFVFATFFRGHNITLLISSLLVVYFTAVHVVMAPLPRYGWPVHWAIYLVAFSSAYLLWLKFVTKEKGKQ
- a CDS encoding glycosyltransferase family 2 protein, whose translation is MICLIIPCYKTRDQLPEVLKQVGPEIDSIILVDDACPENSVQHAMSIIADSRIQVIQHQQNKGVGGAVCSGIKAALKLNPKVIVRIDSDGQMNPRIIPRFIAPIIEGKADFTKGNRFWSLTMLEQMPKIRLFGNAGLSFLSKLSTGYWSVMDPNNGFFAIHSHVARRLELDKLEQRYFFESDLLFRLNTIRALVIDIPMKATYQGEPSSLNPISSIGEFSRKHCRNLFKRLGYNYFLRDFNIASIWMLSGIFLTGYGIVFGIIKWIQFSISGEFASNGTVMLSALPIILGFQLLLATLQQDIASEPRIPLHKVLPENGDAP
- a CDS encoding ATP-dependent helicase, which produces MVALTFEQQAVVTHASNAPSDGSSHALVAAVAGSGKSTTLVERIIYLLSQGTDPQRILVLMFNKSAQVDFQNKLSQRCRQMQLPNVQVLTFHALGLRICRWMSKQGIMPSMRLLESDGKLQQLLKQAIKASAPVPRDKDQQEMQQELLDWMDLCKSENLPPHKAHACKVDGKTVDAFFLRVFANYEKLRHQQDIQSFSDLIYDPLRLCATDAALAKRLGNRYDHILVDEYQDINLSQQSLLELLAGERAKVMVVGDEDQCIYAWRGSRPEFMGQWFEQRFSNEAHKVQRYTLSYTFRFGHQLSLLANSLIRHNRQRQRKLCISHASCGETKIIQRGFKSEAAESHLPQLLSQWNLSGRKLSEVAILVRTFSMSLVSELQLRQAGIAYKIEGAAPCSERAELQLWLVLLSLGLDKGWADQNKTFLIKGFQALLRFSGLYLTASWQESIAREMASAPEKALKTFDDLTDNSQIKPFVRSRMRDCLRAWRWLRKHLQPDMNAADALVGIEQQCDLLSQFRSQSLRQELATDRQRLYESLIDFARASDYSLQALLAEFSKPQTQPQGDCLLITSVHQSKGREWPLVILPELFDGRFPWYAGSAGSVLQADLEEERRLFYVAATRAKEQLLLLHPYDPRLARFTQNNRAAKNSTPVASRFLYESQLSEVRQWSAQIEQGEMTDEEKLPEWVKNYFDIVYPAQLVDVK
- the pdxH gene encoding pyridoxamine 5'-phosphate oxidase: MRDLSDIRREYCQGGLRRDDLPEQPMALFERWMEQAKDAGLSDPTAMSVATVDHSGQPFQRIVLLKRFDDNGFVFFTNLGSRKAKHLAENSKTSLLFPWHSLERQVHITGEAEKLSTTEVLKYFMTRPKESQIAAWVSKQSSRITARSVLEGKFFEMKQKFSKGEVPLPEFWGGYRIKAETIEFWQGGEHRLHDRFLYNKQDQQDWDIERLAP